Proteins encoded together in one Pseudomonas sp. ADAK13 window:
- a CDS encoding dihydrodipicolinate synthase family protein yields MNTHIFTGCIPALMTPCTAERKPDFDALVAKGRELIDIGMSAVVYCGSMGDWPLLTEAERQEGVARLVAAGVPTIVGTGAVNSREAVAHAAHAAKVGAHGLMVIPRVLSRGASATAQKEHFAAILKAAPNLPAVIYNSPYYGFATRADLFFELRREYPNLIGFKEFGGAADLRYAAEHITSRDDDVTLMVGVDTQVVHGFVNCNATGAITGIGNALPREVLQLVALSKKAAKGDATARRQARELESALAVLSSFDEGCDLVLFYKHLMVLNGDKEYTLHFNETDALSDAQRRYAENQYALFRQWYANWSAEQNVA; encoded by the coding sequence ATGAACACCCACATTTTCACCGGCTGCATCCCCGCCCTGATGACCCCGTGCACCGCCGAGCGCAAACCGGACTTCGACGCACTGGTCGCCAAGGGTCGCGAACTGATCGATATCGGCATGAGCGCGGTGGTGTACTGCGGCTCCATGGGCGACTGGCCGTTGCTGACCGAGGCCGAGCGCCAGGAAGGCGTGGCGCGCCTGGTGGCCGCCGGCGTACCGACCATCGTCGGCACCGGCGCGGTCAACAGCCGTGAAGCCGTGGCCCACGCGGCGCACGCAGCGAAAGTCGGGGCCCACGGTTTGATGGTCATCCCGCGCGTGCTGTCCCGTGGCGCCTCGGCGACTGCGCAAAAGGAGCATTTTGCGGCCATCCTCAAGGCGGCGCCGAACCTGCCGGCGGTGATCTACAACAGCCCTTACTACGGCTTCGCCACCCGCGCCGACCTGTTCTTCGAACTGCGCCGCGAGTACCCGAACCTGATCGGTTTCAAGGAATTCGGCGGCGCTGCCGACCTGCGTTACGCGGCAGAGCACATCACCTCCAGGGACGATGACGTGACCCTGATGGTGGGCGTGGATACCCAGGTGGTCCACGGTTTCGTCAACTGCAACGCCACCGGCGCAATCACCGGCATCGGCAACGCGTTGCCGCGGGAAGTGCTGCAACTGGTGGCCCTGAGCAAGAAAGCCGCCAAGGGCGACGCCACCGCACGCCGCCAGGCCCGGGAGTTGGAATCGGCGCTGGCAGTACTGTCGTCCTTCGACGAAGGCTGCGACCTGGTGCTGTTCTACAAGCACCTGATGGTGCTCAACGGCGACAAGGAATACACCCTGCACTTCAACGAAACCGATGCCCTGAGCGATGCCCAGCGTCGTTATGCCGAGAACCAGTACGCGCTGTTCCGCCAGTGGTACGCCAACTGGTCGGCCGAGCAGAACGTCGCTTAA
- a CDS encoding 4-hydroxyproline epimerase, translating into MKRVHIIDSHTGGEPTRLVMSGFPELAGETMLDKLEALRTQHDPWRRACLLEPRGNDVLVGALYCAPVSADATCGVIFFNNAGYLGMCGHGTIGLVASLHHLGRIAPGVHKIDTPVGPVSATLHADGAVTLRNVPAYRYRQQVPVDVPGYGRVYGDIAWGGNWFFLVSEHGHVLQMDNVEALTDYTWAMLKALEAQRVHGEDGALIDHIELFADDARADSRNFVMCPGKAYDRSPCGTGTSAKLACLAADGKLAAGEPWVQASITGSQFEGSYEWEGDRVRPSITGRAYMTADSTLLIDEQDPFAWGI; encoded by the coding sequence ATGAAACGAGTCCACATCATTGACTCCCACACCGGCGGCGAACCCACGCGCCTGGTGATGAGCGGTTTCCCCGAGCTTGCCGGCGAGACCATGCTCGACAAGCTTGAAGCGCTGCGCACGCAGCATGACCCATGGCGCAGGGCGTGCCTGCTGGAACCCCGTGGCAACGATGTGCTGGTGGGCGCGCTGTATTGCGCGCCGGTCTCGGCCGATGCCACCTGCGGCGTGATTTTCTTCAACAACGCCGGCTACCTCGGCATGTGCGGCCACGGCACCATCGGCCTGGTTGCCTCGCTGCATCACCTGGGCCGGATCGCCCCGGGAGTGCACAAGATCGACACGCCCGTCGGCCCGGTCAGCGCCACGCTGCATGCAGACGGCGCGGTAACCCTGCGCAACGTGCCCGCCTATCGCTATCGCCAACAGGTGCCGGTGGATGTGCCCGGGTATGGCCGGGTCTACGGCGACATCGCCTGGGGCGGCAACTGGTTCTTCCTCGTCTCCGAGCACGGGCACGTGCTGCAAATGGACAATGTCGAAGCCCTGACCGATTACACCTGGGCCATGCTCAAGGCCCTGGAGGCACAGCGCGTCCACGGCGAAGACGGCGCACTGATCGATCATATCGAACTGTTCGCCGACGACGCCCGGGCCGACAGCCGCAACTTCGTCATGTGCCCGGGTAAAGCCTACGACCGCTCGCCCTGCGGCACCGGCACCAGCGCCAAGCTGGCGTGCCTGGCGGCCGACGGAAAACTCGCCGCCGGTGAACCCTGGGTGCAGGCGAGCATCACCGGCAGCCAATTCGAAGGCAGCTATGAATGGGAAGGCGACCGTGTGCGCCCTTCCATCACCGGCCGCGCCTACATGACCGCCGACAGCACCTTGCTGATCGACGAACAGGATCCCTTCGCGTGGGGCATCTGA
- a CDS encoding APC family permease has product MSAQGKFKKQLSLIDLTFIGLGAIFGSGWLFAASHVSAIAGPAGIFSWLLGGFAVLLLGIVYCELGAALPRAGGVVRYPVYSHGPLLGYLMGFITLIAFSSLVAIEVVASRQYAAAWFPELTQAGSSNPTVLGWFVQFALLSLFFALNYRSVKTFAMANNLVSVFKFIVPLLVIGVLFTFFKPENFHSQGFAPFGLSGIEMAVSAGGVIFAYLGLTPIISVASEVKNPQRTIPIALILSVLLSTAIYVLLQTAFLGGIPTEMLANGWAGVAKELALPYRDIALALGVGWLAYLVVADAVISPSGCGNIYMNATPRVIYGWAQTGTFFKVFTRIDEKSGIPRPALWLTFGLSVFWTLPFPSWEALINVVSAALVLSYAVAPVSVAALRRNAPDLPRPFRVKWMGLLGPLSFIIAALIVYWSGWSTVSWLLGLQILMFVVYLLCGRFVPTLHLSLGRQVRSSAWLIGFYAVTIILSKLGSFGGLGILSHPFDTVVVAACALGIYYWGAATGVPAHLVRLETEDDESEAPEPDMGRAQLAS; this is encoded by the coding sequence ATGTCAGCCCAAGGCAAGTTCAAGAAACAGCTTTCATTGATCGACCTCACCTTTATCGGACTGGGAGCGATCTTCGGTTCGGGCTGGCTGTTCGCGGCCAGTCACGTCTCTGCCATTGCCGGTCCGGCGGGGATTTTTTCCTGGTTGCTGGGCGGCTTCGCCGTACTGCTGCTGGGCATTGTGTATTGCGAATTGGGGGCGGCATTGCCCCGCGCCGGTGGCGTGGTGCGCTACCCGGTTTACTCCCATGGCCCACTGCTGGGCTACCTGATGGGCTTCATCACGCTGATCGCGTTTTCGAGCCTGGTGGCGATTGAAGTGGTCGCCTCGCGCCAATACGCCGCAGCGTGGTTTCCCGAGTTGACGCAAGCGGGTTCCAGCAACCCCACCGTCCTCGGCTGGTTCGTGCAGTTTGCGCTGCTCTCGCTGTTTTTCGCCCTCAACTACCGCAGCGTGAAGACCTTCGCCATGGCCAATAACCTGGTCAGCGTATTCAAGTTCATCGTGCCGCTGCTGGTGATCGGCGTGCTGTTCACCTTCTTCAAGCCGGAGAATTTCCACAGCCAGGGCTTTGCGCCGTTCGGCCTCTCGGGGATTGAAATGGCCGTGTCCGCCGGCGGGGTGATTTTCGCTTACCTGGGCCTGACGCCGATCATCTCGGTGGCCAGCGAAGTGAAAAACCCGCAACGCACGATTCCGATTGCGCTGATTCTGTCGGTGCTGCTCTCCACTGCGATCTACGTGCTGTTGCAGACCGCTTTCCTCGGCGGCATCCCCACCGAAATGCTCGCCAACGGCTGGGCCGGCGTTGCCAAGGAACTGGCCCTGCCTTATCGCGATATCGCCCTCGCCCTGGGTGTGGGTTGGCTGGCCTATCTGGTGGTCGCCGACGCGGTGATCTCCCCCAGCGGTTGCGGCAACATCTACATGAACGCCACACCACGGGTGATCTACGGCTGGGCGCAAACCGGGACCTTCTTCAAGGTCTTCACCCGCATCGATGAAAAGTCCGGTATCCCGCGCCCGGCGCTGTGGCTGACCTTTGGGCTGTCGGTGTTCTGGACCCTGCCCTTCCCGTCGTGGGAAGCGCTGATCAACGTGGTGTCCGCCGCGCTGGTGCTGAGCTACGCCGTGGCGCCGGTGTCCGTTGCCGCCCTGCGTCGCAATGCGCCTGACCTGCCGCGCCCGTTCCGGGTCAAGTGGATGGGTCTGCTCGGCCCACTGTCGTTCATCATCGCCGCGCTGATCGTCTACTGGTCGGGCTGGAGCACCGTGTCGTGGCTGCTTGGCCTGCAAATCCTGATGTTTGTGGTGTACCTGTTGTGCGGCCGTTTTGTGCCGACCCTGCACCTCAGCCTGGGCCGCCAGGTGCGCTCTTCCGCCTGGCTGATCGGCTTCTACGCCGTGACCATCATCCTGTCGAAACTCGGCAGCTTCGGCGGCCTGGGCATCCTCAGCCATCCGTTCGACACCGTGGTCGTCGCCGCCTGCGCGCTGGGTATTTATTACTGGGGCGCGGCCACCGGCGTGCCGGCCCATCTGGTTCGCCTGGAAACCGAAGACGATGAAAGCGAAGCCCCTGAGCCCGACATGGGCCGGGCGCAGCTTGCTTCCTGA
- a CDS encoding AraC family transcriptional regulator, with product MMQSAFATLCQGSESHRPHTIEELLAGVGLLLPMLDVIPNAAIFIKDVQARYVLANRTLVQRCGLKHLQPLLGKTSAEVFPAQLGPGYTEQDRRVLEQGFVLEDQLELHLYGTREPGWCLTHKWPLYNRDGAIIGLAGISVDLQTASETHPGYQRLAAVDEHIRAHFNRRVTLGELTRIAGISVAQLERYCKRVFHLTPRQMIQKVRLEHAHRLLHTEMPITEVALQCGYTDHSAFTRQFKALTGFTPRQYRQATSVQ from the coding sequence ATGATGCAGAGCGCGTTCGCCACCCTATGCCAAGGGAGCGAGTCCCACCGCCCGCACACCATTGAAGAATTATTGGCAGGGGTGGGGCTGTTGTTGCCGATGCTGGACGTGATTCCCAACGCCGCGATTTTTATCAAGGACGTGCAGGCGCGCTACGTATTGGCCAATCGCACCCTGGTGCAACGGTGCGGCTTGAAGCACTTGCAACCGTTGCTGGGAAAAACCAGCGCCGAGGTGTTCCCCGCGCAATTGGGCCCCGGTTATACCGAACAGGATCGGCGGGTGCTGGAGCAGGGGTTTGTGCTGGAAGACCAGCTGGAATTGCACCTCTACGGCACCCGCGAGCCGGGTTGGTGCCTGACGCACAAATGGCCGCTGTACAACCGCGACGGAGCAATCATCGGCCTGGCGGGGATCTCGGTCGACCTGCAGACCGCCAGTGAAACCCACCCGGGCTATCAACGGTTGGCGGCTGTGGATGAGCACATTCGGGCGCATTTCAACCGGCGTGTCACGTTGGGTGAACTGACGCGAATTGCCGGGATTTCAGTGGCGCAACTGGAGCGCTACTGCAAGCGCGTGTTCCACCTGACGCCGCGCCAGATGATCCAGAAAGTGCGCCTGGAGCATGCGCACCGGCTGCTGCATACCGAGATGCCGATCACTGAGGTGGCGTTGCAGTGCGGGTATACCGACCACAGTGCGTTTACCCGACAGTTCAAGGCGTTGACCGGGTTTACGCCGCGGCAGTATCGGCAGGCGACGAGCGTGCAGTGA
- a CDS encoding SGNH/GDSL hydrolase family protein, whose product MTLRACLAALLVLTASTAFAAPRYDHLYAFGDSYSDNGAGERFTKTLATQKVKDAQELPGSLYWKGRWSNGPTAVENLAHALKTPLTDYAVGGAKSGNGNYYAWMQPARDTGVSGQIADYLKSVKAHKADPNALYFIFISANDFFEWADFSHPESVAVLSQNSVANIQKATETLLAAGAKHVMVVGTTDLSHVPAVVQGNQVENAKSYQQALEQKLPVVLSTLAKTHQVSIRYFDHLAFSDKLRAAPEAAGLKDLDTPCQHTYPDIKPACENPDAHYYWDEWHPTRKVHALAAEAMFETLKAGQGI is encoded by the coding sequence ATGACTCTACGCGCTTGCTTGGCCGCTCTATTGGTACTGACCGCCTCCACCGCCTTTGCCGCCCCGCGCTACGATCACCTGTATGCATTCGGTGACAGCTACTCCGACAACGGTGCAGGTGAACGCTTCACCAAAACCCTGGCCACGCAGAAGGTCAAGGATGCGCAGGAACTGCCCGGCTCGCTGTATTGGAAAGGCCGCTGGAGCAACGGCCCGACGGCCGTCGAGAACCTGGCTCACGCCTTGAAAACGCCCTTGACCGACTACGCAGTGGGCGGCGCCAAGAGTGGCAACGGCAACTATTACGCCTGGATGCAACCGGCACGCGACACCGGCGTTTCGGGCCAGATCGCCGACTACCTGAAATCCGTCAAGGCACACAAGGCAGACCCGAACGCGCTGTATTTCATTTTCATCTCGGCCAACGACTTTTTTGAATGGGCCGACTTCTCGCACCCGGAGTCAGTTGCCGTGCTCAGCCAGAACAGCGTGGCGAACATTCAAAAAGCCACCGAGACGCTGCTTGCCGCAGGCGCCAAGCACGTGATGGTAGTCGGCACCACGGATTTGAGTCATGTGCCGGCCGTGGTGCAAGGCAATCAAGTCGAGAATGCAAAAAGCTACCAACAGGCGCTCGAACAGAAATTGCCGGTAGTGCTGAGTACATTGGCTAAAACCCACCAGGTCAGCATCCGCTACTTCGACCATCTGGCCTTCAGCGACAAGCTGCGTGCGGCGCCCGAGGCTGCGGGGTTGAAAGACCTGGATACGCCCTGCCAACACACCTACCCAGACATCAAGCCTGCGTGTGAAAACCCGGACGCGCATTACTACTGGGATGAATGGCACCCGACGCGCAAGGTGCATGCGCTGGCGGCGGAGGCGATGTTTGAAACGCTGAAGGCTGGCCAGGGTATTTGA